TGTTTGCCACAAATGGGATATTATTTAATCATGAATCACCATTAAGAGGGGAAACATTTGTTACTCGAAAAATTACCATTGGAGTTGCAAATATTAAACATGGTAAACAAGATTGTCTGTACTTAGGTAATCTAGATGCAAAACGCGATTGGGGATTTGCAGGTGATTATGTTGAAGCAATGTGGTTAATTTTGCAACAAGAAAAGCCAGAGGATTTCGTCATTGCTACTGGTCAAACAAGGACAGTTCGTGAATTTGTAGAACGTGCTTTTGCAGAGGCAGATATAAATATTGAATGGCAAGGAAAAGGAATAGAGGAAAAGGGTATTGATAGGTCGACTGGTAAAGTAGTTGTTGCTGTTGATCCAAAATTTTTCAGACCAACAGAAGTAGATTTACTAATTGGAAATCCAACTAAAGCAAAGGAAATATTAGGATGGGAAGCGAAAACGAGTTTTGATGAACTTGTAAGAATGATGGTAGAAGAAGATTTACTTCGTGTTGGAAAATAAAAGAAGGCGAAGGTTTTAAATTTCATATCTTCTTTTCAATTACATTTCTCAAAAAACCCATAAAATGTTAAAAATGAAAGAGTGAAGAACATGAAACTTATATTATTATCAGGCGGATCAGGAACTAGACTTTGGCCACTTTCAAATGATTCAAGAGCAAAACAGTTTTTAAAAGTTCTTCGTAATGAATCAACCGGTGAACTCGAATCAATGGTTCAAAGAGTATATAGACAATTGTTAAAAATTGTCACTCCAAAAGATATTATTGTTGCAACAAATTCTGCACAAGTCGATATGCTCCGCAATCAATTAGGGGATATTCCGATTGTTGTGGAGCCTGAGAGACGAGATACATTTCCTGCGATTGCCCTTTCTTGTACATATCTTTTCAATACTTTAGGAGTACAGCTAGATGAAATTGTTGGGGTGATGTCTGTAGACGCCTTCGTAGATGTTGCATTTTACCATAAAGTGAAGGAACTTGAAAAACTTGTAGTAGAAACAAATACTGAAATTGGTTTACTTGGAATCAAACCAACTTATCCTTCTTCAAAGTATGGTTATCTTATTCCAAAGGAACATAAAGAATATATGCAAGTAGGACGATTCGTAGAAAAACCATCGGAAGGAGAAGCGGAAGTATTAATTGATGATGGAGCGTACTGGAATAGTGGTGTATTTGCTTTTCCACTTCAATTAATTTTAAAAAAACTAGTGAGTCACAATTTTTCAACCGATTATGATCAGTTACTTAAAGAATTTTCTTCCTTACCAAAAAACAGTTTTGACTATGAAGTTGTAGAACATTTATCTAATATAGTTGCACTAACATATGACGGGTATTGGAAAGACCTTGGAACATGGAATACCTTAACAGAAGAAATGTCTCAACAAGTAATTGGAAACGGTGGTTTGAGTGAAGACAGTGTGAATACACACATTATCAATGAATTAGATTTACCAGTAAAAGTACTTGGAATTTCTAATGCTGTTGTAGCAGTGAGTGCAGATGGAATACTAGTAACTGATAAACCTGCAAGTTCTAGAATGAAAGATATGCTTCATGAAGGTTTGTTTTCAAGACCGATGTTTGAAGAACGGAGATGGGGATGGTATAGAGTGTTAGATTTCACGAAAAAGGATAATCGTGAAATCTTAACAAAACGACTTTGTATAAAAGCAGAGAAAAATTTAAGTTATCAATATCATAATAGCCGTGAGGAAATTTGGACGATAATCTCAGGGGAAGCTTTATTTATTCAAGATGGAGATATTCGAAAAATTTTACCAGGAGAAACATTACATATCCCTGTTGGATCAAAACATTCGCTGTTTGCTATAGAAGATACTGAAATTATCGAAGTTCAGATAGGTGAAGCTATAATTGAAGAAGATATTGTTCGTTTAGAATATGTTTGGGATATTATAACAGTTACTCAATAAATACATGAAATGAGCTGAAGATATTTCAGTTCTTTTCTTTTTAGACGATATAAAAGTTGGAGAATAAAAAGTAAAGGTGCGAAACATGAATAAACAGTCGAAAATATATGTAGCAGGCCACCGTGGTTTAGTAGGATCTGCAATTGTAAGAAATTTGAAATTAAAAGGTTACTCTAATATTATACATAAAACAAGCCACGATTTAGATTTACGAAAGCAGGATGCGGTTCAAAATTTTTTTGAAACAGAGCAACCTGAATATGTCTTTTTGGCAGCTGCAAAAGTTGGGGGGATTTTATCCAACTCTACTTATCCTGGACAATTTTTATATGATAATTTAATGATACAATCGAATGTAATTGAAGCAGCAAAACAATTTGGAGTAAAAAAACTATTGTTTCTTGGAAGTACGTGTATTTATCCTAAAATGGCACCACAACCATTGAAAGAAGATTACTTACTAACTGGAGAACTAGAGCCTTCTAACGAAGCATATGCAATAGCAAAAATATCTGGAATTAAAATGTGTAATGCTTATAATAAGCAATACGGTACAGAATTTATTAGTGTCATGCCAACCAATTTATATGGACCAAATGATAATTTCAACTTAGAATCCTCTCATGTGTTGCCAGCGTTGATGAGAAAAATTCATGAAGCCAAAATGAATAAAAATGATTCTGTTGTTGTTTGGGGTAGCGGTAAACCTTTGAGGGAATTTTTACATGTAGATGATATGGCAGATGCATGTGTCTATATAATGGAAAGTTGTAATGTTGAAGTTATTGGCGAATTTGTAAATATCGGAACAGGCAAAGAACTCTCGATTTTAGAACTAGCTAAAACATTATGTGATGTTATTGGATTTAAAGGGGAAATTGTTTTTGATTTTAATAAGCCCGATGGTACACCTCGGAAATTAACAGATGTAACGAAACTCCATGGATTAGGATGGAAACATCAAATAGAGTTAAAGGAAGGAGTACAAGATACATATCAATGGTATCTTGAACATGTAGCAAAAAATGAGTAAAGGACCAAAAATAAGTATTATTACAGCATGCTATAATGCTGAACTATCAATTGAACAAACAATTCAAAGTGTCTTCAACCAGACTTATGACAATATAGAATATATTATTGTCGATGGAGCGTCTACTGATGGAACAATGAAGGTTGTAGAAAAGTATAGAAATAAGATTGATATAGTCATTTCTGAACCAGATAAAGGAGTTTATGATGCTTTTAATAAAGGTTTATCAGTTGCTACAGGTAAGTATGTTCAATATTTAAATTCAGATGATTATTTAATAAATGAAAATGTCATTGAAAAAGTTGTTATTGAACTGACTCAAAATAACTTTCCTGAAATTGTTTATGGTGGAATTATTCGATTAGATAGTGATACAGGATATA
Above is a genomic segment from Lysinibacillus sp. PLM2 containing:
- the fcl gene encoding GDP-L-fucose synthase, which gives rise to MNKQSKIYVAGHRGLVGSAIVRNLKLKGYSNIIHKTSHDLDLRKQDAVQNFFETEQPEYVFLAAAKVGGILSNSTYPGQFLYDNLMIQSNVIEAAKQFGVKKLLFLGSTCIYPKMAPQPLKEDYLLTGELEPSNEAYAIAKISGIKMCNAYNKQYGTEFISVMPTNLYGPNDNFNLESSHVLPALMRKIHEAKMNKNDSVVVWGSGKPLREFLHVDDMADACVYIMESCNVEVIGEFVNIGTGKELSILELAKTLCDVIGFKGEIVFDFNKPDGTPRKLTDVTKLHGLGWKHQIELKEGVQDTYQWYLEHVAKNE
- the gmd_2 gene encoding GDP-mannose 4,6-dehydratase; protein product: MKKALITGITGQDGAYLTKLLLEKGYEVHGLVRRSSIERYYRIEAYLSDVILHYGDMTDSTNLIRIIAEVQPDEIYNLAAMSHVKVSFDTPEYTANADGLGTLRLLESLRILGFENKTKIYQASTSELYGKVQDTPQSEITPFYPRSPYAAAKIYAYWITVNYREAYNMFATNGILFNHESPLRGETFVTRKITIGVANIKHGKQDCLYLGNLDAKRDWGFAGDYVEAMWLILQQEKPEDFVIATGQTRTVREFVERAFAEADINIEWQGKGIEEKGIDRSTGKVVVAVDPKFFRPTEVDLLIGNPTKAKEILGWEAKTSFDELVRMMVEEDLLRVGK
- a CDS encoding mannose-1-phosphate guanylyltransferase, whose amino-acid sequence is MKLILLSGGSGTRLWPLSNDSRAKQFLKVLRNESTGELESMVQRVYRQLLKIVTPKDIIVATNSAQVDMLRNQLGDIPIVVEPERRDTFPAIALSCTYLFNTLGVQLDEIVGVMSVDAFVDVAFYHKVKELEKLVVETNTEIGLLGIKPTYPSSKYGYLIPKEHKEYMQVGRFVEKPSEGEAEVLIDDGAYWNSGVFAFPLQLILKKLVSHNFSTDYDQLLKEFSSLPKNSFDYEVVEHLSNIVALTYDGYWKDLGTWNTLTEEMSQQVIGNGGLSEDSVNTHIINELDLPVKVLGISNAVVAVSADGILVTDKPASSRMKDMLHEGLFSRPMFEERRWGWYRVLDFTKKDNREILTKRLCIKAEKNLSYQYHNSREEIWTIISGEALFIQDGDIRKILPGETLHIPVGSKHSLFAIEDTEIIEVQIGEAIIEEDIVRLEYVWDIITVTQ